From Gemmatimonadaceae bacterium, one genomic window encodes:
- a CDS encoding glycosyltransferase: MRALFLYTDVEWSGSARAFSVAARAFAEAGDPVTFVVDQQAHVREHVPGAGSDIAELDASGGWLNAALALRKIVRQKNPDVVFVHTDREHLIAGVACWLARRGGIVRRTPAGTRLFMGTGARIAARLRRTVYLFTHEADARAAVLPRDAKTVVAELGVDPARYPVDLEGEELAQAEAATPESDKGSHFLCIYDLHARGRAAMAIRTLAMLAPRHPAVHLFVVGPGSDYEDVRMHIAAVDLLPRVSLLGERDDVASLIAAADLGWVACEGDEAAFAMLDMMALGVPVVTAEDAIARRYVADGISGLVVPWGDAALAAGMVAGLLASPERIDAMGEAARARVARDFGERPMLEGFDRAASLARDGKRGHAPQQ; encoded by the coding sequence ATGCGCGCTCTCTTCCTCTACACCGACGTGGAGTGGTCGGGATCGGCCAGGGCATTCTCCGTCGCCGCCCGGGCTTTCGCCGAAGCCGGCGATCCTGTGACCTTCGTGGTGGATCAGCAGGCGCACGTGCGGGAGCACGTCCCGGGCGCGGGGTCCGACATAGCCGAGCTGGACGCGAGCGGAGGCTGGCTGAACGCGGCGCTGGCTTTGCGAAAGATCGTGCGGCAGAAGAACCCGGACGTGGTGTTCGTGCACACGGATCGCGAGCACCTCATCGCCGGCGTGGCGTGCTGGCTCGCGCGGCGCGGGGGCATCGTGCGGCGGACTCCGGCGGGCACGCGGCTGTTCATGGGAACCGGCGCGCGGATCGCCGCGCGCCTGAGACGCACGGTGTACCTCTTCACCCACGAAGCGGACGCCCGCGCCGCCGTACTGCCGCGCGACGCCAAGACGGTTGTCGCCGAGCTGGGCGTGGATCCCGCGCGGTATCCCGTGGATCTCGAGGGCGAGGAGCTCGCGCAGGCGGAAGCGGCGACGCCGGAGAGCGACAAGGGATCGCACTTCCTCTGCATCTACGATCTGCACGCCCGCGGGCGCGCGGCGATGGCGATACGCACGCTGGCCATGCTCGCACCGCGCCATCCGGCCGTGCACCTGTTCGTGGTCGGGCCCGGCTCCGACTACGAGGACGTGCGCATGCACATCGCGGCCGTGGACCTGCTCCCGCGCGTCAGCCTGCTGGGCGAACGCGACGACGTCGCGTCGCTGATCGCGGCGGCGGATCTCGGCTGGGTCGCGTGCGAGGGGGACGAAGCCGCGTTCGCGATGCTCGACATGATGGCGCTCGGAGTGCCAGTCGTGACCGCGGAGGACGCGATCGCGCGGCGGTACGTCGCCGACGGCATCAGCGGCCTCGTGGTTCCGTGGGGAGATGCCGCGCTCGCCGCCGGGATGGTCGCGGGTCTGCTCGCGAGCCCGGAGCGGATCGACGCCATGGGCGAAGCGGCGCGGGCGCGAGTCGCGCGCGACTTCGGCGAGCGCCCCATGCTGGAAGGATTCGATCGCGCCGCCTCTCTGGCGCGCGACGGCAAGCGGGGACACGCGCCGCAGCAGTGA
- a CDS encoding lysophospholipid acyltransferase family protein: MKSLQHRAEYGALRGLVRALGAVPWDRAGRIGAGVGAMGYRPLGVRRRVVERQIAAAFPELSREQVAEMAKRSYEHLGRSSIETALLPGLGQAGVLRLVSEVENWDIVERAHAAGRGIVIVAGHLGNWELAAAYIAARGVPLDVIVRKMGNPFFDRYLNQTREQLGVNVVYDAQAVRHTPRALREGRAVGFVADQGVRGLASTFVPFFGRPAKTPRGAAVFALRFGAPVVFVAALRKPDGSYLVGFEEVAVVNTGDRERDVDAVVLRFTQVLENWVRRAPEQYFWQHRRWRRQPPDTPPELRDPAAEPG, encoded by the coding sequence ATGAAATCACTGCAACACCGCGCCGAGTACGGGGCGCTGCGCGGCCTGGTGCGGGCACTCGGCGCGGTCCCCTGGGACCGGGCGGGCCGGATCGGGGCCGGAGTCGGGGCGATGGGGTACCGGCCGCTCGGCGTGCGCAGGCGCGTGGTCGAGCGACAGATCGCTGCAGCGTTTCCGGAGCTGTCGAGGGAACAGGTGGCGGAGATGGCCAAGCGCTCCTACGAGCACCTCGGGCGGTCCTCCATCGAGACCGCGCTGCTCCCGGGACTCGGTCAGGCAGGTGTCTTGCGACTGGTCAGCGAAGTCGAGAACTGGGACATCGTCGAGCGGGCGCACGCCGCGGGCCGGGGGATCGTCATCGTGGCCGGCCACCTGGGAAACTGGGAGCTGGCCGCGGCGTACATCGCGGCGCGGGGCGTGCCGCTCGACGTGATCGTTCGCAAGATGGGGAACCCGTTCTTCGACAGGTATCTGAATCAGACGCGGGAGCAGCTGGGAGTGAACGTCGTGTACGACGCGCAGGCCGTGCGGCACACGCCGCGCGCGCTGAGAGAGGGGCGGGCCGTCGGCTTCGTCGCGGACCAGGGCGTGCGGGGCCTGGCCTCGACGTTCGTGCCGTTCTTCGGCCGGCCGGCGAAGACGCCGCGCGGCGCGGCCGTGTTCGCGCTGCGGTTCGGGGCGCCCGTCGTTTTCGTGGCCGCGCTGCGCAAGCCCGACGGCAGCTATCTCGTCGGCTTCGAGGAAGTCGCGGTGGTGAATACCGGAGATCGCGAGCGCGACGTGGACGCGGTGGTGCTGCGCTTCACCCAGGTGCTGGAGAATTGGGTGCGGCGCGCGCCGGAGCAGTACTTCTGGCAGCATCGCAGGTGGCGCAGGCAGCCGCCGGACACGCCGCCGGAGCTGCGCGACCCGGCGGCGGAGCCGGGATGA
- the tyrS gene encoding tyrosine--tRNA ligase has translation MTRGTGLIDELSWRGLLYQQTEGAGGALAAGSVSGYAGFDPTAPSLHVGSLVPIMGLVHLQRAGHVPVALVGGGTALIGDPSGKASERLLLDAETVRANGASILTQLEHFLDFSGPYAAVSADNSEWLRELDLLDFLRETGKHFTVNYMLAKESVKARIETGISFTEFAYMLLQAHDFLELYRRRGVTLQLGGSDQWGNITAGIELIRRAEGAEAHGITLPLVATAGGTKFGKTEAGTVWLDASRTSPYQFYQFWINTEDRDAASYLRMFTLLPRAEIEALESQMQAHPEKREAQRALGADVTTRVHGVDAARIAEEVSSVLFGTRDATELSLPVIEALSREIPFSEIAPSDAGSVADLVVRSGLAPSKGAARRLLDQGGVYVNGARASADLDVSSVTVLPGNHLLLRKGGRQYALLRLRS, from the coding sequence ATGACCAGAGGCACGGGATTGATCGACGAGCTGTCGTGGCGGGGACTGCTGTACCAGCAGACGGAAGGCGCCGGCGGCGCGCTGGCCGCGGGCAGCGTCTCGGGCTATGCCGGATTCGATCCGACCGCGCCCAGCCTGCACGTCGGCAGCCTCGTACCCATCATGGGACTGGTGCACCTCCAGCGGGCGGGACACGTCCCGGTGGCGCTGGTCGGCGGCGGCACGGCTTTGATCGGAGATCCCAGCGGCAAGGCCAGCGAGCGGCTGCTGCTCGACGCGGAAACGGTGCGCGCGAACGGCGCGTCGATCCTGACGCAGCTCGAGCACTTCCTCGATTTCTCCGGTCCCTACGCCGCGGTTTCCGCCGACAACTCGGAGTGGCTGCGCGAGCTCGACCTGCTCGACTTCCTGCGGGAGACGGGCAAGCACTTCACGGTCAACTACATGCTCGCCAAGGAATCGGTGAAGGCCCGGATCGAGACCGGCATCTCGTTTACCGAGTTCGCGTACATGCTGCTCCAGGCCCACGATTTTCTCGAGTTGTACCGCCGGCGCGGAGTTACGCTCCAGCTCGGGGGGAGCGACCAGTGGGGGAACATCACGGCGGGGATCGAGCTGATCAGGCGCGCGGAGGGCGCGGAGGCGCACGGGATCACGCTGCCGCTCGTCGCGACCGCGGGCGGAACGAAGTTCGGCAAGACCGAGGCGGGCACGGTGTGGCTCGACGCGTCGCGGACGAGCCCGTACCAGTTCTACCAGTTCTGGATCAACACCGAGGACCGCGACGCGGCCTCGTACCTGCGGATGTTCACGCTCCTGCCGCGCGCGGAGATCGAGGCGCTGGAATCACAGATGCAGGCGCACCCCGAGAAGCGCGAAGCGCAGCGCGCGCTGGGCGCCGACGTCACGACGCGCGTGCATGGCGTGGACGCCGCGCGGATCGCCGAAGAGGTTTCCTCCGTGCTGTTCGGCACGCGGGACGCTACCGAGCTCTCGCTGCCGGTAATCGAGGCCCTGTCGCGGGAAATCCCGTTCTCGGAGATCGCGCCAAGCGACGCGGGATCTGTCGCGGACCTCGTCGTGCGCTCGGGATTGGCTCCTTCGAAAGGCGCGGCGCGAAGGCTGCTCGATCAGGGCGGCGTGTACGTCAACGGCGCGCGAGCGTCGGCCGATCTCGATGTGTCCTCGGTGACTGTTCTGCCCGGCAATCACCTCCTGCTGCGAAAGGGGGGCAGGCAGTACGCTCTGCTCAGACTCCGCTCGTAG
- a CDS encoding PQQ-dependent sugar dehydrogenase, translating to MRNIVMKLVAALLAISCSNGGPGDPGIITPNVELALQSVASGLSSPVHLASPPNDDRLFVVEQPGQIRIIQNGTVLDAPFLDIRERVQYGGEEGLLSIAFHPMYATNGLFFVYFTNKNGDIQIDRYTAMPASSNTANPSSARTIIIIPHPTFGNHNGGQLAFGPDGFLYMGTGDGGSGGDPPNNAQSLNILLGKILRLDVSQDPYAIPSLNPFRNTPGARAEIWAYGLRNPWRFSFDRAGDMLYIGDVGQNRREEINAVPRLEGGLNYGWRIMEGTSCFNPTMPSVPLPTCDQSNLTLPVHEYDTGGGNCAVTGGFVYRGTAIPEIRGLYFFSDYCKGGLRSFRLVSGAATDVREWNAGVGGTITSFGEDRHGELYVISHGGTVGKLVRAP from the coding sequence ATGAGGAACATCGTTATGAAGCTCGTAGCGGCTCTGCTCGCCATCAGTTGCTCCAATGGGGGGCCGGGCGATCCCGGCATCATCACCCCGAACGTCGAGCTGGCGCTGCAGTCGGTTGCGAGCGGGCTGAGCTCACCAGTGCATCTCGCATCGCCGCCGAACGACGACCGCTTGTTCGTCGTCGAGCAGCCGGGGCAGATTCGCATCATCCAGAACGGAACGGTTCTGGACGCGCCCTTTCTCGACATCCGCGAACGCGTCCAGTACGGAGGGGAGGAAGGCCTGCTCAGCATCGCTTTTCATCCGATGTACGCGACCAACGGCCTTTTCTTCGTGTACTTCACGAACAAGAACGGTGATATACAGATCGACCGCTATACCGCCATGCCAGCGTCGTCGAACACGGCGAATCCATCGTCCGCCAGGACGATCATCATCATCCCCCATCCCACTTTCGGCAATCACAATGGTGGGCAACTGGCATTCGGGCCAGACGGCTTTCTTTACATGGGAACCGGTGACGGCGGCTCGGGCGGCGATCCGCCGAACAACGCGCAGAGTCTCAATATTTTGCTCGGGAAAATTCTGCGACTGGATGTGAGCCAGGACCCCTACGCGATCCCGTCGTTGAACCCGTTTAGAAACACGCCGGGCGCCCGGGCCGAGATCTGGGCGTATGGACTGCGAAATCCCTGGCGTTTTTCCTTCGACCGCGCAGGGGACATGCTGTACATCGGAGACGTGGGCCAGAACAGGCGGGAGGAGATCAATGCCGTGCCGCGGCTAGAGGGCGGGCTGAATTACGGCTGGAGGATCATGGAGGGGACGTCCTGCTTCAATCCGACGATGCCGAGCGTTCCGCTCCCGACCTGCGACCAATCGAACCTCACGCTGCCCGTGCACGAGTATGACACCGGTGGGGGCAACTGCGCCGTCACTGGTGGATTCGTATATCGCGGCACCGCTATTCCGGAAATAAGGGGCCTCTACTTCTTCTCGGATTACTGCAAAGGAGGCTTGCGCAGCTTCCGACTGGTGAGCGGCGCCGCGACCGACGTTCGGGAATGGAACGCGGGTGTGGGCGGAACGATTACGTCGTTCGGTGAGGACCGGCATGGCGAGCTGTACGTGATCTCGCACGGCGGAACCGTAGGGAAGCTCGTTCGGGCTCCATGA
- a CDS encoding GNAT family N-acetyltransferase, giving the protein MSAVGLRPATRDDVPLITQLIHELAEYEKLAHTCVADDASVGENLFGPNPAAEVVLAFIGDEPAGFALFFENYSTHLSRRGMHLEDLYVREHLRGRGIGKLLLSRLASIAVERGYGRMEWSVLRWNESAIRVYDAIGAEPLSGWLTYRLTGDGLQQMAAGTTSGV; this is encoded by the coding sequence ATGAGCGCGGTGGGTCTCCGTCCCGCGACGCGCGATGACGTCCCGCTCATCACGCAGCTCATTCACGAGCTGGCCGAGTACGAGAAGCTCGCGCACACGTGCGTGGCGGACGACGCGTCGGTCGGCGAGAACCTGTTCGGCCCGAATCCGGCGGCGGAAGTGGTGCTCGCTTTCATCGGCGACGAGCCCGCCGGATTCGCGCTGTTCTTCGAGAATTACTCGACGCACCTGAGCCGGCGCGGGATGCACCTCGAGGATTTGTACGTGCGGGAGCATCTGCGCGGGCGGGGGATCGGGAAGCTGTTGCTCTCAAGGCTAGCTTCGATCGCGGTCGAGCGCGGATACGGCAGGATGGAGTGGTCGGTGCTCCGCTGGAACGAGTCCGCGATCCGGGTCTATGACGCGATTGGGGCGGAGCCGCTCAGCGGGTGGCTGACTTACCGGCTAACCGGTGACGGCTTGCAACAGATGGCGGCCGGGACTACGAGCGGAGTCTGA
- a CDS encoding glycosyltransferase family 4 protein: MRHLFVTQDYGPDLGGMARRHVEICRRLSPDAVTVSTVAASDEGAFDGGEPYPIHRQRFGFAQANRTGNRIRWARDLAGMAGDFDIIHAGNIRASGYAAWWAARRARIPYLVYVNGGDLLRERRKAKRLVRRLGARRIFSSAAGIVATSRWVADLSAEVMRAVGVRSPPPIRAFDLGTDPAWLYPRADSGVLRARWNVGSAPLIITVARLVPHKGQDMGIRALARLRPEFPELRYVLVGEGPDEQRLRALAQSLGVGDRVVFAGVLDDSELPDAYSAATVYLGASRIEREIDVEGFGISFIEAAACGLASVAGDSGGVRSAVRDGETGLLVSPVDVGAIAGALELLLRDEKLRTEMGAAGRAAVDTHYNWDRVASDTRAFARDVTRR; the protein is encoded by the coding sequence GTGAGGCACCTCTTCGTCACGCAGGACTACGGACCCGATCTCGGCGGTATGGCCAGGCGCCACGTCGAGATATGCAGGCGCCTGTCTCCGGATGCCGTGACCGTCTCGACCGTCGCGGCTTCGGATGAAGGCGCGTTCGACGGCGGCGAGCCGTACCCCATCCACCGACAGCGATTTGGCTTCGCGCAGGCCAATCGTACGGGGAATCGAATTCGCTGGGCGCGCGACCTCGCCGGCATGGCGGGCGATTTCGACATCATCCACGCGGGCAACATTCGCGCATCCGGCTACGCCGCGTGGTGGGCGGCGCGGCGCGCACGCATCCCTTATCTCGTGTACGTCAACGGCGGCGACCTGCTGCGGGAGAGGCGAAAGGCGAAGAGGCTCGTGCGCCGGCTCGGCGCGCGCCGGATATTCTCGTCGGCCGCCGGCATCGTGGCGACTTCGCGCTGGGTGGCCGATCTCTCGGCCGAGGTAATGCGCGCGGTCGGTGTGCGCTCGCCGCCGCCGATCAGAGCGTTCGATCTCGGTACCGATCCCGCATGGCTTTATCCACGCGCCGACAGCGGCGTGCTGCGCGCGCGGTGGAACGTGGGATCCGCGCCGTTGATCATCACGGTCGCGCGACTCGTGCCGCACAAAGGCCAGGACATGGGGATCCGCGCGCTCGCCAGGCTCAGGCCCGAGTTTCCGGAGCTTCGCTACGTGCTGGTGGGCGAGGGGCCGGACGAGCAAAGGTTGCGCGCGCTGGCGCAATCTCTCGGCGTAGGGGACCGCGTCGTCTTCGCGGGCGTGCTGGATGACTCGGAGCTGCCGGACGCGTACTCGGCGGCGACGGTTTACCTCGGCGCCTCACGCATCGAGCGGGAGATCGACGTCGAGGGGTTCGGCATCTCGTTCATCGAGGCCGCGGCCTGCGGACTGGCCTCCGTCGCGGGCGATTCGGGCGGTGTCCGATCCGCCGTGCGGGACGGTGAGACCGGACTCCTGGTGTCGCCTGTGGACGTGGGCGCGATCGCGGGTGCGCTGGAGCTGCTGCTCCGGGACGAGAAGCTGCGCACGGAAATGGGCGCGGCAGGTCGCGCAGCCGTCGACACGCACTACAACTGGGATCGCGTGGCGAGTGACACCCGGGCGTTCGCGCGCGACGTTACGCGGAGATGA
- a CDS encoding PBP1A family penicillin-binding protein encodes MSFSIGLLYASWALVCRGGQCPAIEELDEYTPNQTSKLYAVDGRFIAEIGLERRTLVRLDEIPQVVKDAFVVTEDKRFYSHAGIDWYRVFGAAFYNLMSGGWRQGFSTITMQLARNIFPESISRDKTLVRKIKEGKVARGIENRFSKEKILELYLNQIDLGSGSYGVETASQRYFGKSVRDLNLAEAATLAALPKAPSRYNPRRYPERSIQRRNTVIELMRREEVISDADASLAKAYPLRLAERTESGDIAPYYVEWVRQQLDDQFGRQLYEQGLKVFTTLDLDMQSAAERALEQQLRAIESGRFGAFGKESYERYIARKIAGDETAPGNSPYLQAAFVALEPQSGAVRAMVGGRDFDDSKFNRAVQAKRQPGSTFKPFVYATAIKNGRPPSYIVMDTSINLANMGGSDWSPGNFDGRFEGAIPMRRGLYMSRNLATINLGMELGEERVIGEARNFGITSPIPPFPSIHIGAAEVFPLELISAYSAFANLGIRATPHAIVRVENARGEILWQPMPTHSQVMTAEEAWLMVDMMKDVVRRGTGSGVWASGFRRPAGGKTGTTNDGTDVWFVGYTADLVAGVWMGYDRPRKIKANAQGGILAAPAWTAFMQEVYRRKPAPPDWPRPPGIVVREVDLGSGLLASPYCGGGPVVTEFFISGTEPTRECMPAIYSPYYDTTGSIPPDPMPRPQPQPVRPVDPGTRVQPGTAPLPRLGQTRDTFSTRAAPPIPPVSRPGQLRDTLSIRRPGRDTVPAGRRPVIPELPSTQP; translated from the coding sequence GTGTCATTCTCAATCGGCCTCCTGTACGCGTCCTGGGCGCTGGTCTGCCGCGGAGGGCAGTGCCCGGCGATCGAGGAGCTGGACGAGTACACCCCCAACCAGACCTCCAAGCTGTACGCGGTCGACGGTCGCTTCATAGCCGAAATCGGGCTGGAGCGCCGGACGCTGGTGAGGCTGGATGAGATCCCGCAGGTCGTGAAGGACGCGTTCGTGGTGACCGAGGACAAGCGCTTCTACTCCCACGCCGGGATCGACTGGTACCGCGTCTTCGGCGCCGCGTTCTACAACCTCATGAGCGGCGGCTGGCGGCAGGGTTTCTCGACGATCACGATGCAGCTCGCGCGCAACATCTTCCCGGAGTCCATCTCGCGGGACAAGACGCTCGTCCGGAAGATCAAGGAAGGGAAAGTCGCGCGCGGGATCGAGAACCGGTTCAGTAAGGAGAAGATCCTCGAGCTGTACCTGAACCAGATCGACCTCGGGAGCGGATCGTACGGCGTCGAGACGGCGTCGCAGCGCTACTTCGGAAAGTCCGTCCGCGACCTGAATCTCGCCGAGGCGGCCACGCTCGCCGCGCTCCCAAAGGCTCCTTCGCGGTACAATCCGCGCCGGTACCCCGAGCGCTCCATCCAGCGGAGGAACACGGTCATCGAGCTGATGCGCCGCGAGGAAGTGATCAGCGACGCGGACGCGAGCCTCGCGAAGGCGTACCCGTTACGGCTCGCGGAGCGGACCGAGTCGGGCGACATCGCGCCGTATTACGTGGAGTGGGTGCGGCAGCAGCTCGACGACCAGTTCGGCCGCCAGCTGTACGAGCAGGGATTGAAGGTGTTCACGACACTCGACCTGGACATGCAGTCGGCCGCGGAGAGAGCGCTCGAGCAGCAGCTGCGCGCCATCGAAAGCGGCAGGTTCGGAGCGTTCGGCAAGGAGAGCTACGAGCGCTACATCGCGCGGAAGATCGCCGGGGACGAGACTGCGCCGGGGAACTCGCCGTATCTGCAGGCTGCCTTCGTCGCCCTCGAGCCGCAGAGCGGCGCGGTCCGCGCGATGGTCGGCGGACGCGACTTCGACGACTCCAAGTTCAACCGCGCGGTGCAGGCGAAGCGGCAGCCCGGGTCGACGTTCAAGCCGTTCGTGTACGCGACGGCGATAAAGAACGGCCGGCCGCCGTCGTACATAGTGATGGACACGTCGATCAATCTGGCCAACATGGGCGGGAGCGATTGGTCGCCGGGCAACTTCGACGGGCGCTTCGAGGGTGCGATTCCGATGCGGCGCGGGCTGTACATGTCGCGCAACCTCGCGACGATCAACCTCGGAATGGAGCTGGGTGAGGAGCGCGTCATTGGTGAGGCGCGCAACTTCGGCATCACCAGTCCGATCCCCCCGTTTCCCTCCATTCACATCGGCGCCGCCGAAGTCTTTCCGCTGGAGCTGATCTCCGCGTACTCCGCGTTCGCGAACCTCGGCATCCGCGCCACGCCGCACGCGATCGTCCGCGTGGAGAACGCGCGCGGCGAGATACTGTGGCAGCCGATGCCGACGCATTCGCAGGTGATGACCGCGGAAGAAGCCTGGTTGATGGTGGACATGATGAAGGACGTAGTGCGCCGGGGAACCGGCTCCGGTGTCTGGGCGTCGGGCTTTCGACGCCCGGCGGGCGGGAAGACCGGCACGACCAACGACGGCACCGACGTCTGGTTCGTCGGGTACACGGCCGATTTGGTCGCGGGCGTGTGGATGGGGTACGACCGCCCGCGCAAGATCAAGGCGAACGCGCAGGGTGGAATCCTCGCCGCGCCCGCCTGGACCGCATTCATGCAGGAGGTCTATCGTCGGAAGCCCGCGCCGCCGGACTGGCCGCGTCCGCCGGGAATCGTAGTGCGCGAAGTCGACTTGGGCTCGGGACTGCTCGCGTCGCCATACTGCGGCGGCGGTCCCGTCGTGACCGAGTTTTTCATCTCGGGCACCGAGCCGACGCGCGAATGCATGCCGGCCATTTACTCGCCCTACTACGACACGACCGGCTCCATACCGCCGGACCCGATGCCGCGGCCGCAGCCGCAACCCGTGCGGCCGGTCGATCCCGGAACACGGGTGCAGCCCGGTACCGCGCCCCTGCCGCGCCTCGGTCAGACACGCGACACCTTCTCGACGCGCGCCGCTCCGCCGATCCCGCCGGTGTCCCGTCCCGGGCAGCTCCGGGACACGCTCTCGATTCGCCGGCCAGGACGCGATACCGTTCCAGCCGGCCGGCGGCCGGTGATTCCCGAGCTTCCCTCCACGCAGCCGTGA
- a CDS encoding ABC transporter permease — MLDPKQRRRLMRDRRAQIGLVVVIMIIGAAIFAPLLALHDPVGIDLARMLESPSAEHWMGTDIQGRDVWARLVYGARVSIAVGVISQGIALFLGVLLGLVAGYYGGWIDELVMRLADVTLAFPTLLLLIAMVAALQPSMVVVFATIGVVGWAGMARLVRGQVLVVRQLEYIQAIRALGAKDRTIIVKHVLPNVIAPVVIAATLGVAGAIMAEAALSFLGLGIQPPTPSWGSMIADGRDLDQLRNAPWTSVFPGVAIGASVLGFNLLGDALRDALDPRYVEGRMPKGTEMPEETDMPNEAELAVSAAPQPGTMP, encoded by the coding sequence ATGCTAGATCCCAAACAGCGAAGACGGCTCATGCGCGATCGGCGCGCGCAGATCGGGCTGGTGGTCGTCATCATGATCATCGGCGCCGCGATCTTCGCGCCGCTGCTCGCGCTGCACGATCCGGTCGGAATCGATCTCGCCCGCATGCTCGAGAGCCCGTCTGCCGAGCACTGGATGGGAACCGACATCCAGGGTCGCGATGTGTGGGCGCGGCTGGTGTACGGCGCGCGCGTGTCCATCGCGGTCGGCGTGATCTCCCAGGGCATCGCGCTGTTTCTCGGAGTGCTGCTCGGTCTCGTCGCCGGTTATTACGGCGGCTGGATCGACGAGCTGGTGATGCGGCTCGCGGACGTGACGCTCGCTTTCCCGACGCTGCTGCTCCTGATCGCGATGGTCGCGGCGCTGCAGCCGTCGATGGTCGTGGTGTTCGCGACGATCGGTGTCGTGGGGTGGGCGGGAATGGCGCGGCTCGTGCGCGGCCAGGTGCTCGTTGTCAGGCAGCTCGAGTACATTCAGGCGATCCGCGCGCTCGGCGCGAAAGACAGAACGATCATCGTGAAGCACGTGCTGCCGAACGTCATCGCGCCGGTGGTGATCGCGGCCACGCTCGGCGTGGCGGGCGCGATCATGGCGGAGGCGGCGCTGTCCTTCCTCGGGCTCGGCATCCAGCCGCCGACGCCCAGCTGGGGCTCGATGATCGCCGACGGCCGCGATCTCGATCAGCTGCGCAACGCGCCGTGGACCTCGGTGTTTCCGGGTGTCGCGATCGGCGCTTCGGTGCTGGGATTCAATTTGCTGGGAGACGCCTTGCGCGACGCGCTCGACCCGCGGTACGTCGAGGGCAGGATGCCGAAGGGCACGGAGATGCCCGAGGAAACCGACATGCCGAACGAGGCCGAGCTGGCGGTGTCCGCCGCGCCTCAACCGGGGACCATGCCATGA
- a CDS encoding amidohydrolase family protein → MIRYRARWLIPVSGPPIEDAVLGVSGTRIEYVGPASAAPAGEELDFGEAILLPGLINTHTHLELTAMRGSLEELEFADWIDKLRASRNEIFTEAMLLDSARHGIAEGLLAGITTYADTCASGVALPAMIELGARGVMYQEVFGPAPEKRVAAMDDLRRSLAACALPECEEPLVRVGVSPHAPYTVSDELYADAAGYARDAGLPIAVHVAESAAEWELVRAGTGSLATRLAARGIATPVRGRSPIALLDSVGALGPNTLLIHCVHVDEGDVSLMAERGCAVAHCPVSNAKLGHGIAPLTEMLAAGVTVGLGSDSVASNNRMHILEEARTAVLQQRARHRSPDAVPASLALELATIGGARALGLEDRVGTLERGKDADFAVFELGAAALPVGDPVAAAIFSLGGAAARFVAVAGKPLVRDGRLLRGDEDVAGRVAAAGRALRAWHDAATTH, encoded by the coding sequence GTGATCCGGTATCGGGCGCGCTGGCTGATTCCGGTCAGCGGTCCGCCGATCGAGGATGCCGTGCTGGGCGTCAGCGGTACGCGCATCGAGTACGTCGGGCCCGCGTCGGCCGCGCCCGCCGGTGAAGAGCTGGATTTCGGCGAAGCGATCCTCCTCCCCGGGCTGATCAACACCCACACGCATCTGGAGCTGACCGCGATGCGCGGGTCGCTGGAGGAGCTCGAGTTCGCGGATTGGATCGACAAGCTCCGAGCAAGCCGCAACGAGATCTTCACGGAGGCAATGCTGCTCGATTCCGCGCGGCACGGAATCGCCGAAGGGCTGCTCGCCGGGATCACCACGTACGCCGACACCTGCGCCAGCGGCGTCGCGCTGCCGGCGATGATCGAGCTGGGAGCGCGCGGCGTCATGTATCAGGAAGTCTTCGGCCCCGCGCCGGAAAAGCGCGTCGCGGCGATGGACGATCTCCGCCGCAGCCTGGCCGCGTGCGCGCTGCCGGAATGCGAGGAGCCTCTGGTCCGCGTCGGTGTCTCGCCGCACGCGCCATACACGGTCTCGGATGAGCTGTACGCCGATGCGGCGGGCTACGCGCGCGACGCCGGTCTGCCGATCGCGGTACACGTCGCCGAGAGCGCGGCCGAGTGGGAGCTCGTCCGCGCCGGAACCGGGTCGCTGGCCACGCGCCTCGCCGCGCGGGGAATCGCTACGCCCGTCCGCGGGCGCTCTCCGATAGCCCTCCTGGACTCGGTCGGCGCGCTCGGTCCGAATACGCTGCTGATCCACTGCGTGCACGTGGACGAAGGCGACGTGAGCCTCATGGCGGAGCGCGGCTGCGCGGTCGCGCATTGCCCGGTGTCGAACGCCAAGCTGGGACACGGGATCGCGCCTCTCACCGAGATGCTCGCCGCGGGGGTGACGGTCGGACTCGGCTCCGATTCGGTGGCGAGCAACAACAGGATGCACATCCTGGAGGAGGCGCGGACGGCGGTGCTGCAGCAGCGCGCGCGGCACCGCTCCCCCGACGCCGTGCCGGCGTCGCTGGCGCTCGAGCTCGCGACGATCGGGGGCGCGCGCGCTCTCGGCCTGGAAGACCGCGTCGGCACGCTGGAGCGAGGCAAGGATGCCGACTTCGCGGTCTTCGAACTCGGCGCGGCCGCGCTTCCTGTCGGCGATCCGGTAGCCGCGGCTATATTCTCGCTGGGCGGCGCGGCGGCGCGGTTCGTCGCCGTAGCCGGCAAGCCATTGGTTCGCGACGGACGCCTGCTGCGGGGGGATGAAGACGTGGCGGGCCGCGTCGCGGCCGCCGGACGCGCGCTCCGGGCCTGGCACGACGCGGCGACGACCCACTGA